One window from the genome of Armatimonadota bacterium encodes:
- a CDS encoding cytidine deaminase, whose protein sequence is MPKTESLIEAAQTVRTNAYAPYSVYPVGAAVLGSDGAIYTGCNVENISFGLTMCAERVAIGAMIAAGCRKVTEVAIATRDGGSPCGMCRQTLAEFTSQPEQVTIWLVDEQGNRRSATLAELIPDTFTTDLQSNNQDNQ, encoded by the coding sequence ATGCCCAAGACTGAATCCCTGATCGAAGCCGCCCAAACAGTCCGGACGAACGCCTACGCGCCCTACTCCGTCTATCCCGTGGGAGCGGCCGTGCTCGGCTCGGACGGAGCCATCTACACCGGGTGCAACGTGGAGAACATCAGTTTTGGACTCACGATGTGCGCGGAACGGGTGGCCATCGGAGCGATGATCGCAGCTGGGTGCCGAAAGGTCACCGAAGTGGCGATCGCCACCCGGGACGGCGGGTCGCCATGCGGAATGTGCCGGCAGACCCTGGCGGAATTCACCAGCCAGCCGGAACAAGTCACAATCTGGCTCGTCGATGAACAAGGAAACCGGCGGAGCGCCACGCTGGCCGAGCTGATCCCCGACACATTCACCACAGATTTGCAATCAAACAACCAGGATAACCAGTGA
- a CDS encoding BatA and WFA domain-containing protein, translated as MSFQAPFALLWFLPVGGFILALYLLRLRRRDFRVPASFLWPERQDEVRANSLFQRLKFNWLWVLQLLALAFLVLGLARWQVRQENVSGLTTVLIVDASASMGARDVAPDRFGVAVKRAESLVAAMKPGDRMAVIESGASPRVATGLSQDQAKLRQGLGSLRRSDAPSDVGEALRLAMALVGRDGESRIILLSDGCFDPVGSVSRGKSQIIFEPFGTSSENLGIQALGTAETPQGLQAYVGVKNYGRAQASTSITVYADGKAVSSHRADIAPGQTIGKTVSLPPGTERVSAKLGQGGALACDDQRTVPGNPTGSVKVLLVSKGNLFLETGLNLDARVVLDKATQVPASELASSPGQGAYDLVVFDSEPEIAVKAPMTVSFGKGGGASPAEVGGKLPTPQVLSVRDDGLMDGVSFDGVYLASVYAAKPRAGAQALAEAASGPIAVFRATPKIQAYFAFDLLDGDFPLSVSFPILLGNILDKAAGSERQGLTAIATGQVVGLPGKDGESVDVKDPTGEVSQTTALNGRFTFRNLDRVGEYAVGSGTAAKRYLANMVAERESDIAPVKEFAIAGGEPVKSKPAEQFADLWKPLVALMMGVLALEWFVFMRRS; from the coding sequence GTGAGTTTCCAGGCGCCGTTTGCGCTGCTCTGGTTCCTACCGGTGGGCGGGTTCATCCTGGCCCTCTACCTACTCCGTTTGCGGCGCCGGGATTTCCGGGTTCCGGCCAGCTTCCTTTGGCCAGAACGGCAGGACGAAGTCCGGGCCAACTCGTTGTTTCAGCGGCTCAAGTTCAACTGGTTGTGGGTTTTGCAACTCTTGGCCCTCGCTTTTTTGGTTTTGGGTTTGGCGAGGTGGCAGGTCCGGCAGGAAAACGTCTCCGGCCTCACGACGGTTCTCATCGTCGATGCCAGTGCCAGCATGGGCGCGAGGGATGTCGCCCCAGACCGTTTTGGCGTAGCCGTCAAGCGGGCCGAGTCACTGGTCGCCGCGATGAAGCCCGGCGACCGAATGGCTGTCATCGAATCCGGAGCATCCCCCCGCGTGGCCACCGGGCTTAGCCAGGATCAAGCCAAGCTCCGGCAAGGGTTGGGCAGCCTCCGCCGGAGCGACGCCCCCAGCGACGTCGGCGAGGCATTGAGGCTGGCGATGGCATTGGTCGGCCGGGATGGTGAATCCCGGATCATCCTGCTCAGCGACGGTTGTTTCGATCCCGTCGGTTCCGTCAGCCGGGGCAAATCGCAGATCATTTTCGAGCCGTTCGGGACCTCGTCGGAGAATTTGGGCATCCAGGCGTTAGGTACGGCGGAAACACCGCAGGGCCTCCAAGCTTATGTCGGGGTCAAAAACTATGGGCGCGCGCAAGCCTCCACTTCCATTACGGTCTATGCCGATGGCAAAGCGGTGTCCTCGCACAGGGCAGATATTGCCCCGGGCCAAACCATCGGCAAAACGGTGAGTCTGCCACCAGGAACCGAGCGGGTCTCGGCCAAGCTCGGCCAGGGAGGGGCACTGGCTTGCGACGACCAACGCACCGTGCCCGGGAACCCAACCGGGTCGGTCAAAGTGTTGCTGGTCAGCAAGGGGAACCTGTTCCTGGAAACCGGCTTGAACCTGGATGCCCGGGTTGTCCTTGATAAAGCGACTCAAGTGCCCGCCTCCGAACTGGCGTCCAGCCCCGGACAAGGAGCGTATGATCTGGTGGTCTTCGACAGCGAACCGGAAATCGCGGTGAAGGCCCCGATGACGGTTTCTTTCGGCAAAGGCGGGGGCGCGTCTCCGGCAGAGGTCGGCGGAAAGTTGCCGACTCCCCAAGTCCTCTCCGTCCGGGACGACGGGCTCATGGACGGTGTTTCGTTTGATGGCGTTTACTTGGCCTCGGTTTACGCTGCCAAGCCACGAGCCGGGGCGCAAGCACTGGCCGAAGCGGCAAGCGGCCCCATCGCCGTGTTCCGCGCCACACCCAAGATCCAAGCCTATTTTGCATTTGACTTGTTGGATGGGGATTTCCCGCTTTCGGTCAGCTTCCCAATCCTCCTCGGGAACATCCTGGATAAGGCCGCGGGGTCAGAGCGGCAAGGCTTGACGGCAATTGCGACCGGCCAAGTGGTGGGGTTGCCCGGCAAGGACGGGGAATCTGTCGATGTGAAAGATCCGACAGGCGAGGTCAGCCAGACGACTGCCCTGAACGGCCGGTTCACCTTCCGGAACCTGGATCGGGTTGGCGAATATGCGGTTGGATCGGGTACTGCCGCCAAGAGGTACCTGGCCAACATGGTCGCGGAACGGGAATCCGATATCGCTCCGGTCAAGGAGTTTGCCATCGCCGGCGGCGAGCCGGTCAAATCCAAACCCGCCGAGCAGTTCGCCGACCTCTGGAAGCCGCTTGTCGCCCTCATGATGGGGGTGCTCGCCCTGGAATGGTTTGTTTTCATGAGGCGGTCATGA
- a CDS encoding RtcB family protein yields the protein MQIIENIPVFGPPDPGAVAQIKNARETGAAHTALMGDHHVGYGVPIGGVVAYHELVSPSGVGYDIACGNKAVLTDARAEDVRQKIRSIMDDVFAKVSFGMGRANNEEVDHELFDDPLWERNSVVKSLKDKARQQLGTVGSGNHYVNIMVDESDRVWIGVHFGSRGLGHGIASYYIDQAKRIGNERHQITWLHEHSPLGEEYIACMELAGKYAYAGRDWVCRRVAKILGAKILDEVHNHHNFAWKERHDGENLWVVRKGATPAFPGQRGFVGATMAEPSVILEGVESERSPATLYSTVHGAGRVMSRTQAKGKKGSAGQISRSNMEAWVNRAKVELRGADVDEAPQCYKRLDDVLRHHEGTIRVIHRLTPVGVAMAGKDVFDPYKD from the coding sequence ATGCAAATCATTGAAAATATCCCTGTCTTCGGGCCTCCAGACCCGGGCGCAGTTGCGCAGATCAAAAACGCCCGCGAAACGGGCGCGGCCCATACCGCCTTGATGGGCGACCACCACGTGGGCTATGGCGTGCCTATCGGAGGGGTTGTGGCCTACCATGAACTTGTTTCACCCAGCGGGGTCGGATACGACATCGCCTGCGGAAACAAAGCGGTGCTCACCGACGCCCGGGCCGAAGATGTCCGGCAGAAGATCCGGTCGATCATGGACGACGTCTTCGCCAAAGTCAGCTTTGGAATGGGCCGGGCCAATAACGAAGAGGTCGACCACGAACTGTTCGACGACCCGCTTTGGGAGCGGAACTCGGTGGTCAAGTCCTTGAAGGACAAAGCCCGCCAGCAACTTGGCACCGTCGGGAGCGGGAACCACTATGTGAACATCATGGTGGATGAATCCGACCGGGTGTGGATTGGCGTGCACTTTGGGTCACGCGGCTTGGGCCATGGCATTGCCAGCTATTACATCGATCAAGCCAAACGCATCGGCAACGAACGCCACCAAATCACGTGGCTGCATGAGCATTCGCCTTTGGGTGAGGAATACATCGCCTGCATGGAACTCGCCGGCAAATACGCCTATGCGGGTCGCGACTGGGTTTGCCGGCGCGTGGCCAAAATCTTGGGGGCCAAGATTTTGGACGAGGTGCATAACCACCACAATTTTGCCTGGAAGGAGCGCCATGACGGCGAAAACCTCTGGGTCGTCCGCAAAGGGGCGACGCCCGCGTTCCCGGGTCAGCGGGGGTTTGTGGGGGCAACAATGGCCGAACCATCCGTCATCCTCGAAGGGGTGGAATCTGAACGGTCACCGGCAACACTTTATTCCACCGTGCATGGCGCGGGGCGGGTGATGAGCCGGACTCAGGCCAAGGGCAAGAAAGGTTCCGCAGGCCAAATCAGCCGGTCCAACATGGAGGCCTGGGTGAACCGGGCTAAAGTTGAACTCCGAGGCGCCGACGTCGATGAAGCCCCGCAATGTTACAAGCGCTTGGACGACGTCTTGCGCCACCACGAAGGGACAATCCGCGTGATCCACCGGTTGACCCCGGTCGGCGTGGCCATGGCGGGCAAGGATGTGTTCGACCCTTATAAAGACTGA
- a CDS encoding AAA family ATPase: MSGLESAEWFRKTWAGIRSEIGKAVVGQDDVVEGVLVALAANGHVLLEGMPGLGKTLLIRSLSQAVDLDFSRIQFTPDMMPADVTGTNVFSQSGGFEFRPGPIFAHFVLADEINRATPKTQSSLLEAMQERQVTVGGKVHHLEEPFMVMATQNPVEQEGTYPLPEAQLDRFFFKLLVPTPSKSVLAEVVNRTTQGEMEPITMVASAADLIRARQVTREVAVGPEVLDYALSVIVATHPEGEGASEVARKYVRYGSSPRGAQALVTAAKVYSMLEGRFNVSKESIQKAAKPVLRHRIILNYEAEADGMAADAVIDSIVASVNAGDKDPIRV; encoded by the coding sequence ATGAGTGGACTCGAATCGGCGGAGTGGTTCCGCAAAACATGGGCCGGGATCCGGTCGGAAATCGGCAAGGCTGTCGTTGGCCAAGATGACGTCGTCGAGGGCGTGTTGGTCGCTTTGGCGGCCAACGGCCATGTGCTGTTGGAAGGCATGCCCGGGCTTGGGAAAACCTTGCTAATCCGGAGCCTGAGCCAGGCGGTCGATCTTGATTTCTCACGGATCCAATTCACCCCGGACATGATGCCGGCCGACGTCACCGGCACAAACGTTTTTTCTCAATCGGGAGGGTTCGAGTTCCGGCCCGGGCCGATCTTCGCTCACTTTGTTTTGGCGGACGAAATCAACCGGGCGACGCCCAAAACCCAAAGCTCGCTGTTGGAGGCGATGCAAGAACGGCAAGTCACCGTTGGCGGGAAAGTCCACCATTTGGAGGAACCATTCATGGTGATGGCAACTCAAAACCCGGTGGAGCAGGAAGGAACATACCCCTTGCCAGAAGCCCAGCTCGACCGCTTCTTCTTCAAACTGCTCGTGCCGACACCGAGCAAGTCCGTTTTGGCCGAAGTGGTCAACCGGACGACCCAAGGTGAAATGGAGCCGATCACCATGGTTGCCTCTGCCGCAGACCTCATCCGGGCCCGCCAGGTGACGCGGGAGGTCGCAGTCGGGCCGGAAGTGCTGGATTATGCGCTTTCCGTGATCGTGGCCACCCATCCCGAGGGCGAAGGGGCAAGCGAGGTCGCCCGCAAATACGTCCGGTACGGGTCATCTCCCCGGGGTGCCCAGGCATTGGTGACCGCGGCCAAGGTCTATTCCATGTTGGAAGGCCGGTTCAATGTCAGTAAAGAAAGCATTCAAAAGGCAGCCAAGCCGGTGCTGCGGCACCGGATTATCTTGAACTATGAGGCCGAGGCCGACGGGATGGCGGCGGATGCAGTGATCGACAGCATCGTCGCCTCGGTCAACGCCGGAGACAAAGACCCCATCCGAGTGTGA
- a CDS encoding NTP transferase domain-containing protein: MKGVILAAGKGTRLYPVTKAIPKPLLPIANKPTLEYAFDQLKGCGISQVCVVVGENEGVMREHLGDGSAYGLDLSFVRQNDPKGLAHAVGFARDFVAEDDFVLYLGDAIYDQPLAPFIEQFKSAGAANLNLVKEVEDPRRFGVANVEGGRIVKLVEKPAEPESNLAMAGMYVFGPQIWDVLPGLAPSARGEYEITDAIQILVDQGHLVIPGIYGGNWFDTGTLDSFLATSRFLTDGGQLVDPSADVDAELAGHVVIGAGAKVKAARVEDSVILPGTSISTQGVIAGSILGGAIVAEGDLVDAIRFADLD, translated from the coding sequence ATGAAGGGAGTGATTTTGGCGGCCGGCAAAGGGACCCGGCTTTACCCGGTGACCAAGGCGATCCCCAAGCCATTGCTGCCGATTGCAAACAAACCGACCCTCGAATATGCCTTTGATCAACTCAAGGGTTGCGGGATCAGCCAAGTTTGCGTCGTCGTGGGAGAAAACGAAGGCGTGATGCGCGAGCACCTCGGCGACGGGTCAGCCTATGGTTTGGATCTTTCGTTCGTCCGCCAAAACGACCCCAAAGGGTTGGCCCATGCCGTCGGGTTTGCCCGGGATTTCGTTGCTGAGGATGATTTTGTCCTGTACCTGGGAGATGCGATTTACGACCAACCATTGGCCCCGTTTATTGAGCAGTTCAAATCGGCAGGGGCGGCAAACCTCAACCTGGTCAAGGAAGTCGAAGACCCTCGGCGGTTTGGTGTGGCCAACGTGGAAGGCGGCCGGATCGTCAAACTGGTCGAAAAGCCGGCCGAACCCGAATCGAACCTCGCCATGGCCGGCATGTACGTATTTGGCCCGCAGATCTGGGATGTGTTGCCAGGGCTGGCCCCCAGCGCCCGGGGCGAATATGAAATCACCGATGCGATCCAAATCCTTGTCGACCAGGGCCACTTGGTGATCCCAGGGATTTATGGCGGTAACTGGTTCGATACCGGGACATTGGATTCGTTCTTGGCTACGAGCCGTTTCTTGACTGACGGCGGCCAGCTTGTGGACCCTTCGGCCGATGTCGATGCCGAACTTGCCGGCCATGTCGTCATCGGGGCGGGGGCAAAGGTTAAAGCGGCACGGGTCGAAGATTCCGTGATCCTCCCGGGAACTTCTATTTCGACACAGGGGGTGATCGCCGGGTCTATCCTTGGCGGCGCAATCGTTGCCGAAGGCGACCTTGTGGATGCAATACGATTCGCGGATCTCGACTGA
- a CDS encoding ABC transporter permease subunit, whose product MRALIDRIPDKPVYFELRNQLRRFVSGSLKGNQVASLVVILIFFSMIAYSSLSAAKYIPLSVVMFILPGLAWLTIPGAVSGLISGELQKRSLDPLLASPLRPHQLVTAKALRALPMAVVIYGSGLGLIVLLAIGKLFQGDQVGSEVLPAPISIVAGTIIFLATAYSSTGLSLAVSSVTRTTVASLLTCFGAMLCLYALLPAVVVPIIAAIDSQAVPYVMALHPYGALSLCVFTLPYSNVNMVAAMGLAAFGTCIQFAIGWLGFAFAATRIGHYTKKGTGVS is encoded by the coding sequence ATGAGGGCCTTGATCGACCGGATCCCGGACAAGCCGGTTTACTTCGAGCTCCGCAACCAATTGCGGAGGTTTGTCAGCGGGTCTCTCAAAGGCAACCAAGTGGCCTCGTTGGTTGTCATCCTCATCTTCTTTTCGATGATTGCCTATTCGTCTTTGAGCGCGGCCAAATACATCCCCCTATCTGTCGTCATGTTCATTTTGCCGGGCTTGGCCTGGCTGACCATCCCGGGAGCTGTGAGTGGCCTGATTTCGGGCGAGCTGCAAAAGCGTAGCTTGGATCCGCTCCTTGCGTCTCCGCTCCGGCCGCACCAACTGGTGACGGCCAAGGCCTTGCGGGCTCTGCCGATGGCGGTCGTCATCTATGGTTCCGGGCTTGGACTCATCGTGCTGCTTGCCATTGGCAAACTGTTCCAAGGCGACCAAGTCGGAAGCGAAGTTTTGCCCGCCCCTATTTCCATCGTGGCGGGAACAATCATTTTCTTGGCCACCGCCTACTCGTCGACCGGCCTCAGCCTGGCCGTCTCCTCCGTGACGCGGACCACTGTTGCCTCGCTCTTGACGTGTTTTGGCGCGATGCTGTGCCTCTATGCCCTTTTGCCGGCGGTCGTGGTGCCGATCATCGCCGCCATCGACAGCCAGGCAGTCCCCTACGTCATGGCCCTGCACCCTTACGGCGCCCTTTCACTTTGCGTGTTCACACTGCCCTATTCGAATGTGAATATGGTGGCCGCCATGGGCTTGGCGGCATTCGGAACTTGCATCCAATTCGCCATCGGCTGGTTGGGGTTTGCCTTTGCAGCCACCCGGATCGGCCACTACACCAAAAAGGGGACGGGGGTCTCCTGA
- a CDS encoding endonuclease MutS2, which yields MTHALLVLEWERVRGQLAAECESPLGAALALGLLPSHERGEVVSRQSLTADALRFYDTGFPDMSGLHDIGEMASLAAKGAILDGATLAKIGQSMRVADRARKAILGFGGEIPHLRGNAEFMPDLGSLGAKLERCFDLDGEVLDEASPTLATARGNKAKANKRILEKIQSYVSGPSRDYLSDTVYTQRNGRYVIPLKAEHKGKIKGIVHDTSGSGGTVYLEPEPVVELGNQLRAAEAAEKAEIQRILKEISGEVGLRSQEFGIALAEASRFDLLFGMVRLGTGQKGCLAEIVEGCGVRIVQGRHPLLDAASAVPLSLKLGLGEPSILITGPNTGGKTIAIKTVGLFAAMAQSGMMLPAQVAQIGPVTQIWADIGDEQSLEQSLSTFSGHIKNISRALAQVRPGALVLMDEVGAGTDPDEGAALAMALLDAFLDKQAVVMASTHYGELKMFASDHPKLVNASMEFDLKSLAPTYRFLAGTPGSSHAFKIAERYGIPKEVIAAAETGFSDQERNLSKMIEQLEQAQRRAQKAQSEADKLTARLKRVEEEAERKIEQAEAARRRVGERASQELDELLRQIRIEAESVFEEVKRDGSQAGIDRARQRLRELNSAAGELSREVRPEEKHEDRGIALAKGVKVKVKNLNLTGILLEDPKGGKVKVLAGALKMDVDLKQIVPLEKPVPAPVKAKGPSRAIGRMRLEKAQTLRREIHLRQMRAEEAQEALDKFLDDALVAGIDEIRIVHGKGDGILRKLTRDLLRRHSQVVGFGDAEDSEGGYGATVARLK from the coding sequence ATGACCCACGCGCTTTTGGTGCTGGAATGGGAGAGAGTCCGCGGGCAACTTGCGGCCGAGTGCGAATCGCCGCTCGGTGCCGCCCTTGCCTTGGGGCTACTCCCCAGCCACGAACGCGGCGAGGTCGTATCTCGCCAAAGCCTCACTGCCGATGCCTTGAGGTTTTACGACACGGGATTCCCCGACATGTCCGGGCTCCACGATATCGGCGAAATGGCTTCGCTCGCCGCAAAGGGGGCCATATTGGATGGGGCAACCCTGGCCAAGATCGGCCAGAGCATGCGGGTGGCCGACCGAGCCCGCAAAGCCATCCTCGGGTTCGGTGGGGAAATCCCGCATCTGCGGGGCAATGCCGAGTTCATGCCCGACCTCGGATCGTTGGGGGCCAAACTGGAGCGCTGTTTTGACCTAGATGGCGAAGTTTTGGACGAGGCCAGCCCCACCTTGGCGACCGCCCGGGGCAACAAGGCCAAGGCAAACAAGCGGATCCTGGAAAAAATCCAATCCTACGTCTCCGGCCCAAGCCGCGACTATTTGTCCGACACGGTTTACACACAGCGGAACGGCCGCTACGTCATCCCGCTCAAGGCCGAACACAAAGGCAAGATCAAAGGGATCGTCCACGACACCAGCGGGAGCGGCGGAACCGTCTATTTGGAGCCGGAGCCGGTTGTTGAGCTTGGGAACCAACTCCGGGCCGCGGAGGCGGCAGAAAAAGCCGAGATCCAACGGATTCTTAAAGAGATTTCCGGCGAAGTTGGATTGCGTTCCCAAGAATTTGGAATCGCCCTGGCCGAGGCGTCGCGATTCGACCTTCTGTTCGGGATGGTACGGCTTGGAACCGGCCAGAAAGGGTGCTTGGCCGAGATCGTCGAGGGCTGCGGGGTGCGGATCGTCCAAGGCCGACACCCGTTGTTGGATGCGGCCTCTGCCGTTCCGCTCAGCCTTAAGTTGGGTTTGGGCGAACCGAGCATCCTCATCACTGGGCCGAACACCGGCGGCAAGACGATAGCCATCAAGACCGTCGGATTGTTTGCCGCCATGGCCCAGAGCGGCATGATGCTCCCCGCCCAGGTTGCCCAAATCGGGCCGGTCACCCAGATATGGGCCGATATCGGCGATGAGCAATCCTTGGAGCAGAGCCTGTCCACATTCAGTGGACACATCAAAAACATCTCCCGTGCTTTGGCCCAGGTGCGGCCGGGTGCCCTGGTGCTGATGGACGAAGTCGGTGCCGGCACCGACCCCGATGAAGGGGCCGCCTTGGCCATGGCCCTTTTGGATGCGTTTTTGGACAAGCAGGCAGTGGTCATGGCCAGCACGCACTATGGCGAACTCAAAATGTTTGCCAGCGATCACCCGAAACTCGTCAATGCGAGCATGGAGTTCGACCTCAAATCCCTAGCCCCGACCTACCGGTTCCTGGCGGGGACCCCGGGGAGCAGCCACGCCTTCAAGATCGCCGAGCGGTATGGCATCCCCAAAGAGGTGATCGCGGCGGCGGAAACCGGGTTTAGCGACCAAGAGCGCAACCTCAGCAAAATGATCGAGCAACTTGAGCAGGCCCAAAGGCGGGCACAAAAAGCCCAGAGCGAGGCCGACAAGCTCACCGCGCGACTCAAGCGGGTGGAGGAGGAGGCCGAACGGAAAATCGAACAGGCCGAGGCGGCCCGGCGGCGGGTCGGCGAAAGGGCCAGCCAGGAGCTGGACGAGTTGCTCCGCCAAATCCGGATCGAGGCCGAAAGCGTGTTTGAAGAAGTCAAACGGGACGGCAGCCAAGCCGGGATCGATCGCGCCCGCCAACGGCTCCGGGAACTTAACTCCGCGGCGGGGGAACTCAGCCGGGAAGTCCGTCCGGAGGAGAAGCACGAAGACCGGGGGATCGCCCTGGCCAAAGGGGTCAAAGTCAAAGTCAAAAACCTGAACCTCACCGGGATCCTGCTTGAAGACCCCAAAGGAGGGAAAGTCAAAGTGCTTGCCGGGGCCCTGAAAATGGATGTGGACTTGAAGCAGATCGTGCCGCTGGAAAAACCGGTGCCCGCGCCGGTCAAAGCCAAGGGCCCCTCCCGGGCCATCGGCCGGATGCGACTGGAAAAGGCCCAAACCCTGCGGCGAGAAATCCACCTGCGGCAAATGAGGGCGGAAGAAGCCCAAGAAGCCCTCGACAAGTTTTTGGACGACGCTTTGGTGGCCGGGATCGATGAAATCAGGATCGTCCACGGCAAAGGGGATGGCATCCTGCGCAAGCTCACCCGCGACCTGCTGCGTCGCCATTCGCAAGTGGTGGGGTTTGGGGATGCCGAGGATTCGGAAGGCGGCTACGGGGCGACAGTGGCTCGGCTAAAGTAG
- a CDS encoding ABC transporter ATP-binding protein has protein sequence MLSVQNLDKRYGQFQAVNNVSFELEPGQIMGFIGSNGAGKTTTIKMLATLLEPTSGCAKLLGKTLDGNDISIRKEIGYMPDFFGLYEDIKVWEYLDMFASLYGVPAGDRPRVIDEVLELTDLGFKRDAFAQSLSRGMQQRLCLARCLVHNPTLLLLDEPASGLDPRARAELKDLIGELGRMGKIVIVSSHILPELADFSTVVGIIERGEMLAFGKVKDVVRALTPAKKIQVRLLEKGAEASMWLHGRPHISSTEFVNENEFRFDFTGEPQEQAELLRALIQSGFPIVEFLDEEANLEDLFMKVTKGALN, from the coding sequence ATGCTATCCGTCCAAAACCTCGATAAACGGTACGGCCAGTTCCAAGCCGTCAACAATGTCAGTTTCGAACTCGAGCCTGGCCAGATCATGGGGTTCATCGGTTCCAACGGCGCGGGCAAAACCACGACGATCAAAATGCTGGCCACGCTTTTGGAGCCAACCTCAGGTTGCGCCAAGCTGCTGGGCAAAACCTTGGACGGCAACGATATCTCGATCCGCAAAGAGATCGGCTATATGCCCGACTTTTTTGGCCTTTACGAAGACATCAAAGTTTGGGAATACCTGGACATGTTTGCCAGCCTTTACGGTGTCCCGGCGGGAGACCGCCCCCGCGTCATCGACGAAGTCCTGGAACTTACCGATTTGGGATTCAAGCGGGACGCCTTTGCCCAATCCCTGAGCCGGGGGATGCAACAACGGCTCTGTTTGGCCCGCTGTTTGGTGCACAACCCGACTTTGTTGCTGTTGGACGAGCCGGCCAGCGGCCTAGACCCCCGAGCCCGGGCGGAACTCAAAGACCTCATCGGCGAACTCGGAAGGATGGGGAAAATCGTCATCGTCAGCTCCCACATCTTGCCGGAACTCGCCGATTTTTCGACTGTCGTCGGCATCATCGAACGGGGCGAGATGCTCGCCTTCGGAAAAGTCAAAGACGTCGTCCGTGCCCTCACCCCGGCCAAGAAAATCCAGGTTCGCTTGCTGGAAAAAGGGGCCGAGGCCAGCATGTGGCTCCACGGCCGGCCGCATATCAGCTCGACCGAATTCGTCAATGAGAACGAATTCCGGTTCGATTTCACTGGTGAGCCTCAAGAACAGGCCGAACTCCTCCGCGCCCTCATCCAATCCGGGTTCCCGATTGTGGAATTCCTCGACGAGGAAGCCAACCTCGAGGATCTGTTCATGAAAGTGACGAAAGGAGCGTTAAATTGA
- a CDS encoding DUF58 domain-containing protein, with amino-acid sequence MSLSAPSPHLDTRDVRVLERLRLKPRKAFSGRVRGERLAREKGVSLEFKDYREYSDGDDLRHIDWNVLARLGTPIVKTYQDEEDLPVTLLVDASESMDFGEPNKFGTACQLAAAFGVVAARGGDSVQGVALADTPNRTRFLRGRRGTISLTSWLESLRPNGKRALAFHLKQAARHMSRPGLAILITDGMDPSLAQAFAHVTVAGHELWVVQVLSPFELDPGIEGDLRMIDAETNQVVEITANGPTLDAYRRNLANHNSAIEQAALKHGGRYALIESGKPLAEVFGKTFQKAGWVG; translated from the coding sequence GTGAGCCTTTCCGCCCCGAGCCCGCACCTGGACACCCGCGACGTGCGGGTGCTGGAACGGTTGCGCCTCAAACCCCGCAAGGCATTCTCGGGCCGGGTGCGTGGCGAAAGGCTGGCGCGGGAAAAGGGTGTTTCGCTCGAATTCAAAGACTACCGGGAGTACAGCGACGGCGACGACCTGCGCCACATCGATTGGAATGTGCTGGCCCGCTTGGGTACCCCGATCGTCAAAACCTACCAAGACGAAGAAGACCTCCCGGTCACCCTTTTGGTGGATGCTTCTGAGAGCATGGATTTCGGCGAGCCCAACAAGTTCGGCACAGCCTGCCAGTTGGCCGCGGCTTTCGGAGTCGTGGCGGCGCGAGGAGGGGATTCCGTTCAGGGGGTCGCCCTTGCTGACACGCCGAACCGCACCCGATTCTTGCGGGGACGACGGGGAACCATTTCTTTAACCTCTTGGTTGGAATCCTTGCGCCCGAACGGCAAGCGGGCGCTGGCGTTCCATTTGAAGCAGGCAGCCCGGCACATGTCGCGGCCCGGATTGGCCATCCTTATCACCGATGGGATGGATCCATCGCTCGCCCAAGCATTTGCCCACGTCACGGTGGCGGGGCACGAACTCTGGGTCGTCCAAGTCCTTTCGCCATTCGAGCTCGACCCGGGCATTGAAGGCGACCTGAGGATGATCGACGCCGAAACTAACCAAGTGGTGGAGATCACGGCCAACGGGCCAACCCTTGACGCTTACCGGCGGAACTTGGCCAACCACAATTCTGCCATCGAACAAGCGGCACTAAAGCACGGCGGCCGATATGCCCTGATCGAATCTGGCAAGCCCCTGGCAGAGGTTTTCGGCAAAACCTTCCAAAAGGCCGGGTGGGTCGGGTGA